TCGATCGGATCGTCGTCACCGTCACTGGCCGGCAACCAGGGCCGAACCAGCCACTCGCGGACGATATTTATCAGGCCCTCGCCGACCGGATCGGCGAGCCACTCCTCGTCGAGGTCGAGTACGTAGTGTCCGAAGAGCGCGGCCAACAGCCTGCCGACCGCGGGATCGTTGAGACCGAGTCGGTTGGGTCCTAACCCGGTGCTGGCGACTCGCTACCGCATGACGACAGCGTCCTGTGGGTCGTACTCCATCTGTGTCGCCACAGTCGCGGCCACTTCGTCGCCGAACTCGCGGGCGACGAGATGGAATGCGAGGTCCAGCCCAGCGGTGACACCCCCAGCGGTCACGAGATCGCCGTCGTCGACCACCCGCCCGTCGACGAGATCGGCCCGTGAGTCTCGTAGTTCGTCGCGTGCGCTCGCGTGTGTCGTTGCTGGTCGACCGTCAGTCACTCCGGCCCGCGCCAGCAGCATCCCGCCGGTACAGACCGCTGCGAGGTCGACGCCCTCGTCGTGAAGTCGGGCGATTGCCTCAGGCAGGTCGCCCCGTTCGGCTTCAGCCCACGCGCCGGTCTCGCCGCGGGCCCCCCATTGGCCACCTGGCACGACCAGGAGATGGGGATCGAGGTCGTCGAGTCGGTGGTTGATGCCGATCCGGAGCCCGTGGCTCGCGGTGATCTCCGTTGCGTCGTCGAGTGTACAGAGCGTAACTTCGAGCTCCGCGCCCGCATTTCGGGCGTTCTCGAAGACCTCGAAGGGAGCGATGGCGTCGAGTTCGTCGACGCCCTCGAAGACGACGATTGCGATATGCATGGCTGTGCTCGGCTGGGTGTCAAAAAAAGGGTTCCGCCGGTGTTACTCGGTGTCAGGCTCGACCGAGGGGGTTGTCGACCCACCGGACGAACCAACGAGGTTTCGGATGTTTGCAACCGGGTTCGGTTTGCCGGTGATCGTCTGGAGGACGTACATCGCGATGATGGCCGCGAACGACCCGAACTGAACGACCCGCGAGGGGTGGACCATTGTCACGATTCCGAGCACGAAGAAGGCGACACCGGCACCGAGCGAGACCGCCTTGCCGAAGCCGAAGCGGTAGTTGATGCCGTGGATCACCGCGATCGCGCCGATCATCGCCAGCGACCCCGAGATCAACGTCTGGGTGCCGAACTCCGCCGAGACGATCTCCGGATGGTAGATGAACGTGAACGGCAGAATGAACAGCGGCGCGGAGATCTTGATCGCCTCCAGGCAACTCTTCCAGAAGTCCGCCCCCGCGATCCCGCAGGCCACCGCCACACAGGTCGCGATCGGCGGCGTCAGCCCCGCGAGGATCGCCGCGTAGAACACGAAGAAGTGGCTCGCGAACTGCGGCAGCAGGAACTGGTTTGTCAGCGTCGGCGCGATCAGCAACGCGACGATCGTATACGAGGCGGTCGTCGGCATACCGAGTCCGAGGACGATACAGATGATCATTGCTAAGATCGCCGCCACCAGCAGGATGCCGCCCGAGAGATCCATCAGCGTCAGCGAGATCTTGGTCGGCACGCCGGTCGCAGTGAGGATGTCGACGACGCCGTTGATCGCCGCGAGGATGATCGTCACTGGCGCGAGGACGACGACGCCCTCACGCATCCCGTTGAGCGTCTCCCAGACGCTCCGCGTGGCGGATTCGCCAGCCGTCTCGTCGCTAACACCAGTCAGCGACTGCAGCATCGGGATGATCGTCCCGGTGGCGACCATCGAGACCGCGGTGTAGAGCGCGGCGGTCATCACGGTGACCTGCACGATGCCCAGTAGGTAGATGAGGATGGCAAGCGGGAGGCCGTATTTGACGAGTTCGGTGAGGAACTCGCTGCGTGGCATCGCATCCTGGATCAGGATCTCAGGGTCGACGTCGTCGAGCTGCGGCACCGAGACGTAGTGGACCGCGATGGCGATCGTCACCACGAGGATCGCCGCCGGGATCAGCCCCGCGACGATCACGTCGGCGTAGGTGACGCCCGTAATGAGCGACGCCATAATGAAGGCTGCCGCACCCATGACCGGCGGCAGCACTTGGCCGGAAGTCGAGGCGACAGCCTCGATGGCTCCGGCGGTTTCGGGTTTCATCCCGTTGCGCTTCATCAGCGGGATCGTGAACGAACCGGTCATCCCGGCGTTTGCGGTCTGGCTCCCGTTGACCGAGCCGATGACTGCGCTCGCGAGAACCGCGGTTTGGGCAATCCCCGAATCGATGTACCGGGCCGACCGGAACGCCAGCCGCATGATGAGGTCGAACGCGCCGTAGGACTTCAGGAAGCCCGCATACAGCAGGAACAACGCGATCCACGCGGCGACGAGCTGGGTCAGGAAGCCGAAGAAGCCGTCGACGCTGATGACGAGCGTCCGCAGGATCCGCTCCCACGTGAGCCCGCCGTGTGAGAGCGCTCCCGGTGCGAACGCCCCGTAGCGCCCGTACAGAATGCCGAGGAAGATCACCGACAGGAACGTGAGTCCGAAGGAACGCCACGTGAGATAAATGATGACGAACGTGAACACGATCGCCATGATGTACTCGTTGGTAGCCGCCCGGCCGAGTCCGGAGACGTACAGCTCCTGGAAGTTCGTCGCGATGTAGGTGATCGTCACCAACACATCGAGCGCCGAAAACGTCAGTAGCCCGGCATGGAGTCGATTCCCGGGTCCGTAGGCCGTCTTCAAATCCTCGATGATGTGTCCGCGGCCGCCGCCCGCCATATCCATGAGCTCCGAGAGGACGTACAGTTCGAGGACCCCACCGAGGAAAATCACCCCGTAGTAGGCCCGTGCCCACGTCTGGTCCCATGCGTACCAAATAATGACCGCCCAGAACGGGAGCGAACACAGGATCAGCAGGTTCCGCAGCGAGAACGTCTCTGCATCCCCTGGCTGTTCGGTATCGAACCCGACCTCGGTGTCGGTCTCAGTCGACTCGTCGGTTGTATCACTCATAATTGGTCGATCCGTGTTCCTATCACGCCACGCTGCCCGTTCGACCGATAATTGTCTCTTTGCATGCTATGTGGTTGAAATATGGTTGGTCGTGTGTACTCCGTGAGGGGACCGACGGGGTGAGACGCGCTACTCGTTGGTCTCGCCGCGTGTCCACTCGTCGTTCCAGGCGTCGTTGGCCTCCCAGTAGTCGGCGACACCGGGGTGGACCTCCAGATCGGGGATAACCGCCTCGGTCATCGAGTCGACGCCCGAGTGGTCGAGGGCCGTCGGGTCGGCATCACGGATCGTATCGCCGTGTTCGGCCGAGAGGCGAGCGACTTCCTCGGTTGCTTCGGCGGGCACGTCCGGACCGAAGGCCCACTGACCGGCCAGCACCCACGAGGTGGTCGAATCGGTGATGCCGGTGACGTCCTGCTCCCAGCCGTAGGGTTCGAGCGTCTTCTTGAGTGCGCCCGGCGTCGCGTCGATGGCGTCCTCGAAGTTCTGGTCGACCTCCATGAGGTTGAGGTTGCCACCACTGCGGACGTCGACCTCCTGGACCCAACTCGAGAGCTCCGCGCCGTTGGCCCCGTACACACAGAGCGCGTCGACCCGGCCCTCCTCGACAGCGCCCGGAATGTCGCTGGTGTTGGAGTTGTTGATCTCGTTGTTCTCCCACAGCCCTGCCTCTTTGATGATCTCCTCGGTGAGGAGTCGCGTCCCGAAGCCGGGCTGGATCGGGTAGATCGTGTAGCCGCCGTCCTGGAGGTCGGCGGTCGACTCGATGCCCGAGTCCTCCATCGCAACCCAGTGCATCTCGAGGTTCGTGAACACGAACCCTTGCATCGGCAGCGAGTCGACGGGCTCCTCGGCGAACGGCCCCTCCTCGTTCATCGCCTTCGACAGCGAGTTGTTGTCGACACCCATGCTGGAGATGTTGTCGCCGTCGAACTCGTAGAGGTTCGCCGTCCAGCCGTCGGTGACCTGCACCGAGATATCGAGGATATCGCTGTGCTGGCTTGCCGCACGAGCAAGCGCCTGCCCGGCTTGCTGTGTCGAACTCCCCGAGGACGTTCCGCCGATGGAGATCTGGTAACTCTCGCTGTCACCCTCGCCATCGCCACCACCGGTACAGCCCGCGGTCGTGATCACACCGAGTGTTGCAGCACCTTTGAGCATGTCCCGACGGCCGAGGTTATGTTCTGTCATGAACGTTATACCCATTTTCGAAAGTCAGTATAAATCTAACGGTTGTAGTTAAAAAAGATAGATAATTTGAATGATTAGCCCATAATACAGGTTTGTGGTATGCGAAAGTTTAAAATAAGTAACACTATTTATCACCATATACTGCTCTTGTCGGCTATCAGTGTGGTGTTATCCGGCGACGAAGACCGGCCGCTCGCCCTGCAGAATGACGCCTTGCGTGACGCTCCCGAACACAGCCTTGCCGACCGGCGTTCGTCGCCGACCGGCGATGAGGATGGCCTCGACATCGAGCTCCTCGGCGGCCTCGATGATGCGGTCGGTCGGTTTCCCCTGTGTCTCGACGACGTCGACCGGCATGCCGGCGGCTTCGATTTCGTCGACGGCCTGTTCGACGGTCTCTGGAACACCCTGGAGCTCCCCGATGGCCTTGTTGACCGAGTCGATGATGGATTTGCCCGCCTCGTCGGGCATCGTGTCGACCTCCTCGTGAACATAAAGCACGGTCACGGTGATCTCGTCGTCTCCCGGCAGCGTCGTCAGCGTCTCGAGCTGTTTGGCGAGTCGATCTTCATCGCCGTCGACCGGTAGCAGCACGTGATACATAGCTCAGGATTCATCACGATATATAATATATGTTTCGAGACATTGGCATCGTGAAAAATTGACAACAGGATGAATGTATGAATCGGGAATCGGTTCGCTATCTGCGAGGGGCCGCTCGCGGCTCTCGGCCGCTACCGGCGAACTGCGTCGGTTGGCGGTCACGACCGGATCAATAATTATTAGCCACCCAGTGTAACTATCAAATCTCGTGGACACCAACGACCGATCAATTGTCGGATTTGTAATGGTTAGCCACTCGATGGTCCACATTTACGAGCTGTCGGTGCCGATTTTGATGACGGTGTGGCTGGTGGAGTTTTCGACGACATCGGCTGTCCTGGGGACGGCGGCGGCGATCGGCTACGGGTTGTTCGGCGTCGGTGCCCTGCCTGGCGGGCTGTTGGTCGATCGGTTCGGGTCCCGTCGGCTCATCGTCGCCTGTCTGGTCGGGATGTCTGCGTCCTTCATCGTCCTGAGCCTCGCACCGGGGGTCGTCGGCATCACGGTCGCCCTCGCGCTGTGGGGACTTGCCGCCAGCGTCTACCACCCGGCCGGACTGACACTCATCAGCAACGGGGTCCAGGATCGTGGGCAGGCCTTCGCCTACCACGGGATGGCTGGCAACGCTGGCATCGCTGGCGGCCCGCTTGTGACGGCGCTGCTCTTGCTCACCTTCGAGTGGCGGCTCGTGGCGGCAATCCTCGCTGTTCCGGCCGCGATCACGGCCGTCATCGGACTCACGGTCTCGTTCGATCCGACCGCCGCCGTCGGCGTCGATGACGGCGATCAGAATCAACGCTCTCCGGCGAGCCTCGCAGCGTTCGGCAGCGAGACACGGCGGCTGTTTACGATCGGCTTTCTGTTGGTGTTCTGTATCGTCTCGTTCAACGGGCTCTACTACCGAGGGGTGCTAACCTTCCTGCCGGAGCTCCTCGGTGACTTCCTGACAGCGGCTGTCGGTGACCTCCAGCTCGGCCTCTTCGATCCCGACAGCCCGGTGGCCGCCGAGTTCGACCTCTCGCGGTATTTGTATGCCGGACTGCTGACCGTCGGCATCGGTGGTCAGTATCTGGGCGGTCGGCTCACCGACCGCATCGAACCGGACCGTGGGCTGACGATCATGCTCGGTGTGCTCACGACTATCGCCATCGTGTTCGTTCCCCTGGTCGAAACCGGGCTTGCGGGGCTGTTGGTCGGGAGTTTCGTCCTCGGCGTCGCTCTGTTTGCGATCCAGCCACTGTCGCAGGCGACGATCGCCAAATACTCCCTGCCGGAGTCCCGCGGGCTGTCGTTCGGCTACACCTACCTCGCCATCTTCGGGATCGGTGCCCTCGGCGCGGCGATCACCGGCACAGTGCTCACCTACAGCTCCGTTTCGGTCATGTTCCTCGTCCTTGCGAGCTTTTCTGTGATCGGTGTCTCGCTGGGGATTACGCTGCTCCGGCGACAGTAGCGCCTTGCCCAACCCCTTACATCCGAGTTACTCTTGGGAATCCGTGGAACCGACCGCCGCCTGAGACTGAGTTGGCGGCTCCTGGCGGATCACCCGGACGATAAACAGGGTTGCAAACAGCGAGAGCCCGGCGAGCATGAACCAGCTGGCCCGATACCCCATCACGTCCGACAGATAGCCGAACGTCGGCGGGGCGACGAGCGCGCCGGTGACGAGGGCGAGCTGTCCGCCTCCGGTCGCGCTCCCCATCTCCTCGGCCGGGACCAGCGTTGCCATACAGGAAAAGTAGATGCCGGTAAAACCCAGTGCGAAAAAGCCGACTCCAACGAACAGCGCAGCCGCGAGCAGCCGACTGTCGACGAGACCGACAGCGACGAACAGCACGGCGCTGGCGGCGGCCTGAACAAGGAGAATCGTCCCGATTCGTCGCCGGGGCTCGCCCGGCAGTACATCACTCAGCCAGCCGGTGACGACACGGCCGGCGCTGCCCGAGACCTGGATCGCAGCGAGCACCAATCCGCCGAAGGAGACTGTCGCTCCCACCGACTCATTGATGTAGATAATCGTGTAGCCGGTCGTTGTGAACAGTCCCGCGCCGAGACAGACCCCGACCACCGTCAGCGACAGGTAGGGGGTGTTGTCCAGGAGGGCACGATACTCGGGATACTCGGCCTCGTCGTCGACCGGTTGGCCCCGGTAGGCGATCCAGAAGGCGGCCGCGACGACGATTCCGACCGCCGCGGCAACGTAGAACCCAGCCTCCCAGAACAGTATCCCTGCGATCCCGGTCACCAGCAGCGCGCTCGCGCCGCTGCCGGCAGTCACGCCGACCTGTTTGATGCCGACCGCGAGGTTCTGTCGACCCACGGGTACGTTGTCGAAGATGGCCTTGTTCGTTCCCGGCATCGCCGTTCCGTACAGCGATCCAAGGAGGAAGGTCCCGATGAGTAACGTCGGGTACGACCACGCACCGGCGACGAGCACCGAGCCAATCGAGAGCCCGATCAGGCCGATCGTGAGCATCCGCCGCTCGCCGAACCGGTCTGTCATCGCACCCAGCGGGAGCAGAAACGCAGCGTAGCCGAGCGACAGCGCTGTCAGAACCAATCCGACCTGTGCTCCCGAGAGCCCGAACTCGTCCCGGAAAAAGGGTGTTGCAGCGAAGACGGTGTAGTAACAGATACTCGCCGCGAGTTGCCACAGGAACACGAGTGACAGAATCCGACGGACGTTCATTGGCTCGCCCTTTGTTGAAGCCAGTATAAAATACTCAGCATTCCGTCGAGTCAATCGACACCTTCGAACTTCGTATAGCAGCATATAATTTATGTGTCGGCTACACATCGGCAATCACTGGATCGAACGTCGACACGATAGGTAACAGACTCCACAAACGGGTCGCTGACTCTTCGCGTTCGACACATCGCACCGATGACGACGTTGCAGTAGCACACATATCGTGTGACGGACGCGATATCGTCGCAGTCGATTGATCGAACCGAAGACGGAGCCCCGGGCCGACTACCTGGGAGCGATTTTTGGCACTCCAAGACGCGAGGCCGACCTTTGGAAGCGGGAGGTGGTCGCTGTAGCTGTTGGCCCTCTGTTGGTCGACCGTCGGATGTAGGTAGTCGGCAGCCGAACCGCGAACTATGACACTCCGCGCGTGGTTCGGAACCAACAGGCCGATCGTCGGGATGGTGCATCTCGACCCGCTTCCCGGGGCTCCAGGAGCCACAGATGGGCTTGCAATCGTCTGTGAGGCCGCAGGGATGCTGATAGACTAGCCACAGGCGGCGTCGACGGCCTCATGATCGAAAACTACGGTGACGCCCCGTTCTACCCCGACGGCGTGCCGAAACACACCGTCGCCGCGATGACACGCGTTGGGACTGCGGTTAGCGAGGCTGTCGACTGCCCCGTCGGCATCAACGTCCTGCGGAACGACGCCGAGGCGGCGCTCTCGGTCGCCGCAGTCATCGACGCCGACTACGTTCGGGTCAACGTCCACACCGGTGCGGTAGTTTCTGATCAGGGCGTCATCGAGGGCCAGGCCCACGAAACCCTGCGACTCCGCGAGCAGCTCGGTGTCGACACGAAGATTCTGGCCGATGTCGACGTCAAACACGCCGCTCGCTGCCGAGCGCTCGGTCGGCAACCAGTTCGCCGATCTCGTCGAGCGAGGGCTGGCCGACGGCGTGATCGTCAGCGGCGCTGGGACCGGTGCGGCGGTCGACACAGACACCCTCGAACGGATCGCCGCGGCTCGGTCCGACCGGGGTCTGTCGACGCCGCTTTTCGTCGGCAGCGGCCTCACCGCCGACTCGGTCGACCAACTGCTGGCCGTAGCTGACGGCGCGATCGTCGGCACTGCACTGAAAGACGGTGGCCAAACCACGAATCCGATCGATGTCGACCGGGTCGAGGCGTTGATGACTGCCGTCGAGGCAGTCCGTACGTAGCCCACTCCGCAACCAGTATCAGAATTCAGACTTTTTTGCCGTTAGAGGTGTTCGGAAGTCGACCTCATTTCTCACATCAATCGAGCGTTGCCGACTACCCGTTCCGATTCGACACGGTTGTTGGCGTGAGTTGAACGGAGCCGAGTCAATCACGATACCAATATCTATTAATTCGAAATCACGATTCCGAATAACTGTGCTAACGTAATATCGTCTGTAGTAATAACAAATAGCGGATTTTGTGATTGCAGCTCAGACGATATTCTTGTTCACACCGGTACTAAGTGGTTGTAGAACAGCGGATAAGATCCCTTATCGACTGTCGTACAGTCAGATTGAAGTGAGTGTGTGCGAACTCCTCTGTATGGCCGAGGAGTCGGATACTGAACGGTCGACTGTCATGACGTACGTCCCAGCGTATCAAAAACAGGAGTGGAAAGCCCACGCCGAAGAGCTCGGGATGAGTCAGGCCGAGTATGTCAGAACTATGGTACAAGCCGGGCGAAAGGGGTTCGAGATCGACACTGAGAGCCCAGATATGGAGGGGTCTTCTGACCCCTCTGACCCCAGGGGTAGCGGCCTCGAAACACGGGTCCTCGATGCGCTCGATTCGGCCGATTCGTTGTCGTGGGACGAGTTAGTCGACTCACTTTCGAACGATTTTGAGGATCGACTGGAGGAGACGCTCGACTCGTTACAGGATACAAACCGGATTCGGTACAGTGGCCGCGACGGCGGGTATCGGGTGGTCGACCAATGAGTTCGACTGCTACCAACGACGATCCGGACGATCCGATTGCGTACTTCCTCGAAGATCTCACGTTCCATGGGAAAACCGAGCGGACTCGGGAGGCCTACGGCAGAGTCCTCCGGCGGTTCGAGTCGTTTCTAGCCGACCGCACCGCTGGCTCGACAGCAACCCCCGCCGAAGCAACACACCGAGACTGTATGGCATGGGTCCATAGCCTTCGCGGAACAGTCGCCGACAGCACGATTGCCAGCTACGCCGCCTATCTCCACCGGTTTTACGCCTACATGACCCAAGTCGGCGTCTTCGAGGCGAACCCGATGACGCTGGTCGTCGAGGAGATGGACGAAACCATCGAGAAAGACCCCGCACGCCGTGAGATCGGCGTCGACCGAATGCGGTCATTTGTCTCCGGAATCCACCACCCACTCGACCGTGCGCTCATCGTTACCCTACTTAAAACAGGAATGCGTGTTGGCGAACTCTGCAACCTCGATCTCCGTGATATCGCCCTCGACGATTCAGCAGTTGCGGCCGCCTTCGAGACAGATCCCCGGCCACAGCTCGATACCCGTCCGGATTCGCTCTACGTCGACAGCGACCCCTCGCGCGGTACAGTAGTCAACGGCGAGGAGCGAACCGCCTCGAACAAACGTAAACGACCAACGGTGATACCTATCGATGACGAGCTTAAAACCGAACTCAAACGCTGGCTTGCGGTACGGCCCGATAGCCAGTCGACTGCTGAACCGTTGTTCGTCTACACCGTGGGCGACTGGGGGGACCGACTCACGCCGCGAGCAGTCCGAAACGTGGTCTCCGACCATGCCCGCGAGATGGGCTGGTATCGCACGGGCGGTGACGCCTCCGAAAACGTCACGCCCCACTACTTCCGGCACTTTTTCACAACTCACCTCCGTGAGCGAACCGGCGACCGCGGCATCGTCAAATACCTCCGTGGCGACGTGGCCGACGACATCATCGACACTTACACCCACAACTGGGGCGATCAGGTCCGCGAAACGTACGAGGCCAACATCTACACGCTAACCGGTCGACAATAATATTGCCAGAAGATTAGGTATTGTATATAAATTCAAAAACAGCAATTGCTGTTTCATCTACGACTCATAAATCATATACTGCTATACTAATATAGGTCTCATAGTGGATCTAAGAGCGGGGAATTATTCCACTGGCAGATGGCCCATTTACGGTCGACAGCCTCGACGCTCATCGTTCCCTGCGGTCGACTGTCGTGAAATCGGGCAGTTGGCGGTCAGTCTCTTAGTTGAGGGGCACATAGTTGGTGTCTATGCCCAGCGTCTCCCAGTCCATTTCCTTCGGTAAACGGGTCAAGACGGAGTTCTCCGAGAAGAACGTCACGTTCATGGCGGGCGGCATCGCGTACAACGCGTTGGTTTCGTTGGCTCCGCTTTTGATCTTACTTGTCCTTGCGGTCTCGTTTGTCGGCGGGGGGTTGGAGGATCGATTGGTGTCGGCCGCCGAAGAATCGCTGCCGGGACCGATAGCCGATGTCGTCACACAGATTTTCACCGCCGGTGCGGCCACCGGCGTTTCGGTTATCGGCCTCATCGTCCTCATCTGGGGGACGCTCAAGGTCTTCCGCGGCCTCGACACCGCCTTTTCGGAGATCTACGAGACCGAAGACGACAACTCGTTCGTCGACCAGATCGTCGACGGACTCGTCGTGTTGGTCGCGCTCGTTATCGCGATCATTGCGACCATTGTCGCCACGACCGTGTTTGGGATCTTTGCGGACACCATCCCGTACATCGGCGTTCTGACACCGCTCGTGCTTATCGCGGGGCTCGTCGTTGCATTTTTCCCGATCTACTATCGCTTTCCCGACGCCGACCTCGGCTGGCGAGACGTCCTTCCGGGAGTGGTGTTCGCTGCAGTCGGCTGGGCGGCACTCCAAGGGTTGTTCCAACTGTATCTCGCGTTCACCAGTGGCTCCGATAGCGTCTTCGGTGGCGTGATTGTCGTCATCACGTGGCTGTATTTCTCGGGTTTGGTGCTCCTGTTGGGTGCGGTTCTGAATGCTGTCGTCGGGGGCCACTCATCGGGCGCAGCCGGTGGCGTTGGCAGTGCCGCCACAGGTGCAGAGCGTCCAGTCGACGCGACCGAACTTGATCGTGCGGAGCTGGCGAGCTACCTGCGTGAACTCCGGCAGCAACTCACCGGCGAGTACGAGGAGATGGAGCCTGAGGCGATGGTATGGGCCGAACGCCAACCGGAGAACAACGTCGAGATTCAGGACCGCGACGGCACGCTCCGGAAATACCGACCGATTACCACACCGGACGACACCGTGTCGGTGATCGAACACACCAGCCACACCGATGGACGGGAGCAGTCGGTCACGATCCGCTGGCGAACTCCTGACGACGAGGCGGACAGCTAACGGTGGTATCTGCGCGGAGGTTCGATTACGTGACGAAGACATGACAGAATGGAGCCGAGCGACGTACCAATCAATCCCTAGATGAGTTCCTGATCGTATCCAATGGCTTTTCCGCGTGTCGGACGTCATTCGCCCATGACGATTGCTACCGGTGACTCTGTCACCCTCGAATACACGGGTCGACTGGACGACGGGACCGTTTTCGATACCTCGAAAGAGTCGGTTGCCAAAGAAGAAGGAATCGCGCAGGCGCAGCCGGATCGAGAGTACGAACCGCTGACCGTCGAAATCGGCGCAGGCCAGATCATCGAAGGGATGGAAGACGGACTGGTCGGTCTCGACGCAGGCGAGGAGACGACCCTCGAAATCCCACCCGAAGAGGCCTACGGCGAGTGGAGCCAAGAGCAGGTCCAAGAGTTCGACACCGACGAACTCGTCGAGATGCTCGGCCAGACCCCCGAGGAAGGCGCGTTCCTCGAAGCCCAGAACGGCCAGCACGGCGAAATCACCCACGTCGACGACGAGGTCGTCAAAGTGGACTTCAACCCTGACCTCGCGGGCGAAACCCTCGAATTCGACGTCGAGATCGTCGACGTCAACTGAGGCCGACCTCATAGTTCAGCGAAGTTCTTACCTATCTACCGACCAACTAGCAACCATGAGCGAAGCAACTGACGAGCCGCCGATCACGCTGTACCGACTGCAGGCCTGTCCGTTCTGTGAGCGTGTCGTCCGGAAACTCGACGA
This sequence is a window from Halohasta litchfieldiae. Protein-coding genes within it:
- a CDS encoding YihY/virulence factor BrkB family protein — translated: MPSVSQSISFGKRVKTEFSEKNVTFMAGGIAYNALVSLAPLLILLVLAVSFVGGGLEDRLVSAAEESLPGPIADVVTQIFTAGAATGVSVIGLIVLIWGTLKVFRGLDTAFSEIYETEDDNSFVDQIVDGLVVLVALVIAIIATIVATTVFGIFADTIPYIGVLTPLVLIAGLVVAFFPIYYRFPDADLGWRDVLPGVVFAAVGWAALQGLFQLYLAFTSGSDSVFGGVIVVITWLYFSGLVLLLGAVLNAVVGGHSSGAAGGVGSAATGAERPVDATELDRAELASYLRELRQQLTGEYEEMEPEAMVWAERQPENNVEIQDRDGTLRKYRPITTPDDTVSVIEHTSHTDGREQSVTIRWRTPDDEADS
- a CDS encoding FKBP-type peptidyl-prolyl cis-trans isomerase; its protein translation is MTIATGDSVTLEYTGRLDDGTVFDTSKESVAKEEGIAQAQPDREYEPLTVEIGAGQIIEGMEDGLVGLDAGEETTLEIPPEEAYGEWSQEQVQEFDTDELVEMLGQTPEEGAFLEAQNGQHGEITHVDDEVVKVDFNPDLAGETLEFDVEIVDVN